From the genome of Thiomicrorhabdus indica:
ACTTGACAAGCCATGTATAATAAACCTCTTGTTCATCATTTAGGGAAACGTTCTGTGTTCCCGAGACTTTAGGAGAATAGTTGATGTCATCTGATGTACCCGTCACAAAGCGTTCCGTTATGGTTCTTTTTACGGATTCAACCAACCCACTGGGGCACCGAATTCGTCTTGTTGCTAAAGAGAAAGATATTCCTATGGACGTCATTATGACTGATCCTAATGATTTGCCTGAAGATCTATTGGAACTGAACCCTTACGGTACTTTGCCAACTTTGGTCGATCGCGATTTAACGCTTTATGATCCACAGGTTATCTTGGAATATTTAGACGAGCGTTTTCCACATCCACCGCTTATGTCGGTTGACCCAATTTCAAAAGCACGTTCTCGTCAAATGCTTCGTCAAATTGAAACGGAGTGGTACCCGTTGGTCGATGTGATTATGGCAAACGAAAATGAAGGCGAAGTTCAGCAGGCGCGCCGTGAGTTACAAGAACGTTTGATTCAGTTAATTCCTGTCTTTGAACATAAAGATTTCTTTATGAGTGATGATTATTCGTTAGTTGATGTCAGCATGTCTGTGTTGCTTTGGCGTCTTCCTGTTTTAGGTATTGAGTTACCTAAGAGCGCGAAACCAATTTTCGATTACTGCGATAAGGTACTTGAGCGTGAATTATTCGCAGAAAGCCTGACGGATGACGAATTGGATATGAGAGATTAATCGATGATTTCAAATCGTCCTTATTTAATTCGTGCTATTTATGACTGGATTGTGGATAACGAGTGGACACCGCATATGCAGGTGGATGCTAATTATCCAGGGGTGGACGTTCCGGTGGAGCACATTCAAGAAGGTATCATCGTTTTGAATGTCAGTCCAACGGCGGTTGGGCATCTCAATTTAGAGAATGAGTTATTTTCATTCCGTGCGCGTTTTTCAGGTATTGAACGGAATTTACGTTTTCCGCCTGAAGCAGTCTTGGCTGTGTTTGCTCGCGAAAATGGGCATGGTATGCCGTTTCCGCCAGAACCGTACGAATCTGATGAGTCTCAAGAATCGTCGTCTGCACCGAAGTTAAGTGCCGTTGACGATACTGAGTCAAATTTGCACGATCTACCGGCCGGTGACAAATCTAAAGCACCTGTTAAGAAAAAGTCAAAGAAAGCGAAGAAACCAACGTTGTCTGTTGTGAAATAGATAGCTCCTGTCTGGTTCAGTTCATGAAAGGCGCCAATCGGCGCCTTTTTGGTTTTTGGCGTTTAACCTTTGAAAGGCTGGATGAATTCAATCGGCCTATTTATTTCCTTAAATGCGTTTAAGACAGCTTGCTTATCTGTGTCGAGTAAAATCAATTTCAAGTTTGGGCCAGCATCCATTGTGAAATAGACTTCCACGCCATTTTCTCGTAATTGCCAAACCACATGCATTGCGGCCACAGATTCAGGTTGCCAGTAGACAATTGGAGGCCAAGTGGCAATCATGGTTGCGTGCATGGATAACGCATTGTGTTCAGCGGTTTTTCCCAGTGTGGTGAAGTCTTTATTTAGAATGGCTTGATGGATATTGTGAATGTCTCGTTCTGCTTGTTGCGGCCAGCTTTGATACAAGTCACAGGTTTCCACTGTTTGTTGCATACCCAACGTTGAGCCTATTGATTTTTCTTGGGTATCAACTTTGACTAAGCCAATCGTAAATTCTGGCCAGGTAACGTTGATTTCTTCTGCAAAGCTATCCAAGCCGTTATCCGAATCGCCTTTGTGCCAAATCGCAAATCCATCGTAGACTGAACGGCTAGCACTGCCACTGCCAAAGCGAGCCAGTAATGAGAGCTGTGATTTGCTCAATTGCCAACCAAATAAGTCGTCTAAGGCAAATACTAACGCAGCGTAGCCAGAGGCAGATGATGCAAGTCCCGCCGCAGTCGGGACTGAGTTTGTGGTATCAACTTTAAAAGCCGTGGTGCTACTTTTGCGAAACCAGCCTAAAAAAGCAGATAAGCGTTTGGCAAATTTATCACCGGCCGGTAAAGTTTTGCCATTCAGAGAAATCCAATCTTCATTGCCTTCAAAAACCGAGATTTGTGTTGTCGTCCCTAAGCCTGGCAAACTGATCGAAACAGAGCCATTAATCGGTAAATTTAATTCAGCATCACGTTTTCCCCAGTATTTACTCAAAGCAATATTGACGGGTGCTTGGCCATGCCCATTGGGTTTCACTATTGAAAGGGGGGCTGGGTTTGCACTGTTTTGTAAAACAGTGTGGATAAAGCTTTGTGCTCGGCTGCTTGACATTAGTGTATGTCCTTTTTCATGGTGTGTATGAGGTGAGCGCCCTGATTTGAAATCGGCAGTTGTAGTTGAAGGTATTCGCTGAGTTCCGTTTTAATTGGGCAGTGAGTTAGCAGGTTATTGTCGTCTCGCTCTGGGAAAAACTCACCAATCCCCAGTGCGCAGTCTCCCAATCCTGAGCCAGAAATTTTAGCCGCTTGAATATTTGGACAGTGGTTAAGTAAGTCAATGATTTTCTCAAGAGTGGCATCACTTACGCCAAGTTCACGCATACACGCTTGATATTGTTCAATGCAAAGAAAAAACACACTCAGTCGATTTTGCAGAAGGGCTTGGTAGGCATGTTGAGTAATGCTGCCCATCTTTTGGTAAATTTTCGTCAGCTCTTGCGGTTTGCTTTGCCAATTTTGCGCAACTTGGGCGAGTACTTCTGCCGTAGCAGTCTTGTAACCGCAGTAAACCAAAATAAGGTTCAAGTTAGCTGAAATGGATTGTATTTTTAACCGCTGGTTTTTTGCGGGCGGTTGAAAAAAAACCAAACCACCAAAGAGACTTGCCGCCAAGTCTGTTGCTGAGCCTCGGCCTTGAATGTCGACAATAATCTTTTTGCCAATGTGCCAAAGTTCAGAAAAGTCTTGGTTTGTTCGGCACACATGATTTAAGCCAGCTAAACAAGCTGCCAGAACAGCGGCAGAGCTACCCAAACCGATAGTCGATGAAAATTCGCTATGCACCTTCAGCTGCCAGCCTTGCTGTTGAGAGGAAAGTTGTTTTTGAAATGCCTTAAGTGCATGACCAATAAATTTAAGTTTCGAATCAATTTGAATGTTATCGAGGTCGGTTTGAAATGAACCTAGTTCTGATTCGATTTCAATGGTCGGTGTATGAATCGGTGTCCATTGAATTTCAATCCATTGTTCAAGACCGCAAGCAATAGCAGGTTGTCCGTACACAACGCTATGTTCGCCCAAAATCATACTATTTGCGGGGGCGCGACTGACAAAATGGTTGGCTGTCATTTATAAATCCAATGCAAAAAAGGTAAGTTGATGTTTTTGGCAAAATTCTGCAGGAGAGTTTTCAGATAAAAATAACACGATTCCGGCGGAATCGCCTTCAATCGCTCCAGCACCGCAAACCTTTCCAACACCAGCAGTTTGTTGTTCAAGTTCTGTTAACCAAGTCTGAAGTGTTTTTGGAACCACGCCGATTTGACAAAGTAATTGTTGATTCGAATGAATGCATTTTAAAAGACTTTGAGCATTATTTGTTTGCCATGCAGTCAGTAACTGTTGTGTTGTATTGGAGAATTGTTGCCAAATGTCATGATGGGTTTTAAAGTGGTTGCGAACATGAGATACCGTATCGCCGGTTGAGCTTTTGGATTTACCAGAATCAATCAACCAAGCATTGAGCGGTTGGGGAAGCTTTCCAAGATTGAGTTCGGAAAATTTTTGATTTTGATAGATGAGCGGACGGTTTTGATAAATCGTTGTTGGATCTAAGCCGCTAGAGTTGCCGTGTTGATAGTTTTCTATGGCTTGTGCAAGGGAGAAAAAATTGTCGAGCAGTTTTGATTGGCTGACTTTTTCCAATGTTTTTAACAGGCTGACAATAATTGAGGCGGAAGAGCCGAGACCGCGTTCCAGAGGAATTTCTGAAGAAATTATTATTTGCCACCGGCCGGTAGGGATTTTGCAAAAATCGGAAAACTTTTTAAGAGTGATCAGGATTAAATCAAAGTCTGTCTTTAGTACTTGATCAATGGTTAAGGTATTGTCTTGGAAGTGTTTATAACGCATTTCAATGTTTGAAGTCAGTTGTTCAACATCTGCGAGTGAAAACTCTTGGCTTTGTGCCAAATCCGATAAAGCTATTTCAAAATGGGTTTTATCTGCTGCTGAGATGTTTATCTGACAGTGACTTAACAATGGGATAGGAATGCTAAGCGCGGGTTGGCCGTAAACGACAGCATGTTCACCTGAGACAATCAATTTTGCAGGGGATTGGCTATGTGCGGTAATCGTTTGAGAGGTCGTTTGAAAATTCATGTTTAACAACTTATCCCTAGCAACGGATTTATTCAGTGCTAGGAGTTATTTGCAGTATAAATGCGTTTGTAATTTTCAATCGCCGATAGGCGGAACTTGCCTTTATTGATTTTCGGTAGCTCTAAGTTTTCTAAACTGTAATCAGTCTGATGATAAAACTTAAGATAGGTTGGGTAATCC
Proteins encoded in this window:
- a CDS encoding glutathione S-transferase N-terminal domain-containing protein; translated protein: MSSDVPVTKRSVMVLFTDSTNPLGHRIRLVAKEKDIPMDVIMTDPNDLPEDLLELNPYGTLPTLVDRDLTLYDPQVILEYLDERFPHPPLMSVDPISKARSRQMLRQIETEWYPLVDVIMANENEGEVQQARRELQERLIQLIPVFEHKDFFMSDDYSLVDVSMSVLLWRLPVLGIELPKSAKPIFDYCDKVLERELFAESLTDDELDMRD
- a CDS encoding ClpXP protease specificity-enhancing factor, with product MISNRPYLIRAIYDWIVDNEWTPHMQVDANYPGVDVPVEHIQEGIIVLNVSPTAVGHLNLENELFSFRARFSGIERNLRFPPEAVLAVFARENGHGMPFPPEPYESDESQESSSAPKLSAVDDTESNLHDLPAGDKSKAPVKKKSKKAKKPTLSVVK
- the mvaD gene encoding diphosphomevalonate decarboxylase encodes the protein MSSSRAQSFIHTVLQNSANPAPLSIVKPNGHGQAPVNIALSKYWGKRDAELNLPINGSVSISLPGLGTTTQISVFEGNEDWISLNGKTLPAGDKFAKRLSAFLGWFRKSSTTAFKVDTTNSVPTAAGLASSASGYAALVFALDDLFGWQLSKSQLSLLARFGSGSASRSVYDGFAIWHKGDSDNGLDSFAEEINVTWPEFTIGLVKVDTQEKSIGSTLGMQQTVETCDLYQSWPQQAERDIHNIHQAILNKDFTTLGKTAEHNALSMHATMIATWPPIVYWQPESVAAMHVVWQLRENGVEVYFTMDAGPNLKLILLDTDKQAVLNAFKEINRPIEFIQPFKG
- a CDS encoding mevalonate kinase, which translates into the protein MTANHFVSRAPANSMILGEHSVVYGQPAIACGLEQWIEIQWTPIHTPTIEIESELGSFQTDLDNIQIDSKLKFIGHALKAFQKQLSSQQQGWQLKVHSEFSSTIGLGSSAAVLAACLAGLNHVCRTNQDFSELWHIGKKIIVDIQGRGSATDLAASLFGGLVFFQPPAKNQRLKIQSISANLNLILVYCGYKTATAEVLAQVAQNWQSKPQELTKIYQKMGSITQHAYQALLQNRLSVFFLCIEQYQACMRELGVSDATLEKIIDLLNHCPNIQAAKISGSGLGDCALGIGEFFPERDDNNLLTHCPIKTELSEYLQLQLPISNQGAHLIHTMKKDIH
- a CDS encoding mevalonate kinase encodes the protein MNFQTTSQTITAHSQSPAKLIVSGEHAVVYGQPALSIPIPLLSHCQINISAADKTHFEIALSDLAQSQEFSLADVEQLTSNIEMRYKHFQDNTLTIDQVLKTDFDLILITLKKFSDFCKIPTGRWQIIISSEIPLERGLGSSASIIVSLLKTLEKVSQSKLLDNFFSLAQAIENYQHGNSSGLDPTTIYQNRPLIYQNQKFSELNLGKLPQPLNAWLIDSGKSKSSTGDTVSHVRNHFKTHHDIWQQFSNTTQQLLTAWQTNNAQSLLKCIHSNQQLLCQIGVVPKTLQTWLTELEQQTAGVGKVCGAGAIEGDSAGIVLFLSENSPAEFCQKHQLTFFALDL